One window from the genome of Rhodopseudomonas sp. P2A-2r encodes:
- a CDS encoding DoxX family protein, which translates to MSIAALLRPVVGAPLVRWLALLALCAAYLQGGLVKAFDFPGAIVEMNHFGLSPAAPLAIIVIAFEIGASLMILSGFYRWLGALSLAGFTLLATLLANRFWEMAPPERFMAMNGFFEHIGLCGGFLLIAWHDLNQITLHAGRPS; encoded by the coding sequence ATGAGCATCGCCGCACTTCTTCGCCCTGTGGTAGGCGCACCGCTGGTGCGCTGGCTGGCTTTGCTCGCTCTGTGTGCCGCCTATCTGCAGGGCGGCCTGGTGAAGGCGTTCGACTTTCCCGGCGCGATCGTCGAGATGAACCATTTCGGACTATCGCCGGCTGCGCCTCTGGCGATCATCGTCATCGCTTTCGAGATCGGTGCCTCGCTCATGATCCTCAGCGGCTTCTACCGATGGCTGGGGGCGCTTTCGCTAGCGGGCTTCACGCTGCTAGCGACCTTGCTGGCCAACCGCTTCTGGGAGATGGCTCCGCCGGAGCGCTTCATGGCGATGAACGGCTTCTTTGAACATATCGGCCTGTGCGGCGGATTTCTGCTGATCGCATGGCACGACCTGAACCAGATCACTTTGCACGCGGGGCGCCCATCATGA
- a CDS encoding ABC transporter ATP-binding protein → MALLELHDLNKHFGGLHVTNAVNLAFEPGEIHCLIGPNGAGKSTLFRLILGEYRPGSGAIRFAGEDITALKPFARIGRGMSVKFQVPGIFKGLAVRQNLEIALQRTHRGAELDQEIDRLLAFLGLEAEQKQTAGNLSHGQKQWLEIGMAISLKPRMLLLDEPTAGMSPEETFQTGQMVQRLNAEGMTVLAVEHDMAFVRQVAQRVTVLHLGQVFAQGTIEQIIADERVAAIYLGQAHHA, encoded by the coding sequence ATGGCGCTTCTCGAATTGCACGACCTCAACAAGCACTTCGGCGGTCTGCACGTCACCAATGCGGTCAATCTCGCCTTCGAGCCCGGTGAGATCCATTGCCTGATCGGCCCAAATGGTGCCGGCAAGAGCACGCTGTTCCGGCTGATCCTCGGCGAATACCGGCCGGGCTCCGGCGCAATCCGTTTCGCCGGCGAAGACATCACCGCGCTGAAACCGTTTGCCCGGATAGGGCGCGGCATGTCGGTGAAGTTTCAGGTGCCCGGCATCTTCAAGGGCCTCGCGGTCCGGCAGAATCTGGAGATCGCCCTGCAACGCACCCATCGCGGTGCCGAGCTCGATCAGGAGATCGACCGGCTGCTGGCGTTCCTCGGACTCGAGGCCGAGCAGAAGCAGACCGCGGGCAATCTCAGCCACGGCCAGAAGCAGTGGCTGGAGATCGGCATGGCGATCAGCCTGAAGCCGCGGATGCTGCTGCTCGACGAACCGACCGCCGGCATGTCGCCGGAGGAGACCTTTCAAACCGGCCAGATGGTGCAGCGGCTCAATGCCGAAGGCATGACGGTGCTCGCGGTCGAGCACGACATGGCGTTCGTGCGGCAGGTCGCGCAGCGCGTCACCGTGCTGCATCTCGGCCAAGTGTTCGCGCAGGGCACGATCGAACAGATCATTGCCGACGAGCGCGTCGCCGCGATCTATCTGGGGCAGGCTCATCATGCGTAA
- a CDS encoding ABC transporter ATP-binding protein, which produces MRKEVILNTVGLRAGYGGKPVLQGLEIEVRESEIVAVIGRNGVGKSTLMKSLIGLVPPMDGSIVFRGEAIETLPAFRRARLGIGYVPQGRDVFPRLTVGENIAVGAAIKGRLTDQARKNIIETFPILGERWSQAAGTMSGGQQQQLAIGRVLVADPQLILLDEPSEGIQPNIVQDIARDMVALNRKTGVTIILVEQNLDMIRAMAQRCYVMEKGRIVADLDRSALDDEAEMRRHLAV; this is translated from the coding sequence ATGCGTAAGGAAGTCATCCTCAATACGGTCGGCCTGCGCGCCGGCTATGGCGGCAAGCCGGTGCTGCAGGGCCTCGAGATCGAGGTGCGCGAAAGCGAGATCGTCGCGGTGATCGGCCGGAACGGTGTCGGCAAATCCACGCTGATGAAAAGCCTGATCGGGCTGGTGCCGCCGATGGACGGCTCGATCGTGTTTCGCGGCGAGGCGATCGAGACGTTGCCCGCGTTCCGCCGGGCGCGGCTCGGTATCGGCTATGTGCCGCAGGGGCGCGACGTGTTTCCGCGGCTCACCGTCGGCGAGAACATCGCGGTCGGCGCGGCGATCAAGGGCCGCCTCACGGACCAAGCCAGGAAAAACATCATCGAGACCTTTCCGATCCTCGGCGAACGCTGGAGCCAGGCGGCCGGCACGATGTCCGGTGGCCAGCAGCAGCAGCTGGCGATCGGCCGGGTGCTGGTCGCCGATCCCCAACTCATTCTGCTCGACGAACCCTCGGAGGGCATCCAGCCCAACATCGTGCAAGATATCGCGCGCGACATGGTGGCGCTGAATCGCAAGACCGGCGTCACAATCATTTTGGTCGAGCAGAACCTCGACATGATCCGGGCCATGGCACAGCGCTGCTACGTCATGGAAAAAGGCCGCATCGTCGCCGATCTCGATCGCAGCGCGCTCGACGACGAAGCGGAAATGCGCCGCCACCTCGCGGTTTGA
- a CDS encoding ANTAR domain-containing response regulator has protein sequence MNSQLLQNFKGGRALVIMERSGRECALETTLAKLGVSCDYPAMVHGRAQIDFAGLKADRDILFIDGDLGDAVAIEINPESRLPPVPVIGLVGVEAPSRLKALVNLGATSFLRKPVHGGAVYTSLFMGINQFLLRSEMHERVQSLEERRRGRRAVLHAVVQRMRDTGLDEDGAYAQLRRESMGARQNVELYCENLLSRRAKPPDDTDRIGPLPLQRGNQRAL, from the coding sequence ATGAACTCGCAGCTTCTGCAGAATTTCAAGGGCGGCCGCGCGCTGGTGATCATGGAGCGCTCGGGCAGGGAATGCGCATTGGAAACCACGCTCGCCAAGCTCGGGGTGTCCTGTGACTATCCCGCGATGGTCCATGGCCGCGCGCAGATCGACTTTGCCGGCTTGAAGGCCGATCGCGACATCCTGTTTATCGATGGCGATCTCGGCGATGCCGTTGCGATCGAGATCAATCCGGAGTCGCGGCTGCCGCCGGTGCCGGTGATCGGTCTGGTCGGGGTCGAGGCGCCGAGCCGCCTGAAGGCGCTGGTCAATCTCGGCGCCACCTCGTTTCTTCGCAAGCCGGTGCATGGAGGTGCGGTCTACACCTCGCTGTTCATGGGCATCAACCAATTTCTCCTGCGCAGCGAGATGCACGAGCGCGTGCAGAGTCTCGAGGAACGCCGGCGTGGACGCCGCGCGGTGCTGCACGCTGTGGTTCAGCGAATGCGCGACACCGGCCTCGATGAGGACGGCGCCTATGCGCAGCTGCGGCGGGAGAGCATGGGTGCAAGGCAGAATGTGGAACTCTATTGCGAGAATCTGCTGAGCAGACGGGCCAAACCGCCCGACGACACCGACCGCATCGGCCCTTTGCCGCTGCAACGTGGAAATCAACGAGCCCTCTAG
- a CDS encoding urea ABC transporter substrate-binding protein — protein sequence MTRTVFRGLHAAVLTGTLVLASCMAFAQTPIKLGVLEDQSGDFAVATIGKVHAIQLAAEEINKAGGVMGRPLELVIYDTQSDNTRYQEFMRRVLQRDKADVVFAGFSSASREAYRPIVDQLNGFAFYNNQYEGGVCDGHMIVTGAVPEQQFSTLIPYMMKTYGKKVYTLAADYNFGQISAEWVRKIVKENGGEMAGEEFIPLGVSQFSQSIQNIQKAKPDFVVTLLVGTAQASYYEQAASANVNLPMASSVNVGQGYEHKRFKAPSLKDMYVTTNYIEEIDSPSAKAFLAKFKAKFPNEPYVNQEAENSYLAVYLYKQMVERAKSTKREEIRKVIAQGDVCMDAPEGKVCIDPKSQHMSHTIYLAKVGADHSITFPTVWEGIKPYWLGDAGCDLTKKDPMAQYTPSNPPPKP from the coding sequence ATGACCCGAACTGTATTCCGGGGACTGCATGCCGCAGTCCTCACGGGGACGCTTGTCCTCGCCTCATGCATGGCATTCGCGCAGACGCCGATCAAGCTCGGCGTGCTGGAAGACCAATCCGGCGATTTCGCGGTGGCAACGATCGGCAAGGTGCACGCGATCCAGCTCGCAGCCGAGGAGATCAACAAGGCCGGCGGCGTCATGGGCCGTCCGCTCGAACTGGTGATCTACGACACCCAGTCGGACAATACGCGCTACCAGGAATTCATGCGGCGCGTCCTGCAGCGCGACAAGGCCGACGTGGTATTTGCCGGCTTCTCCTCGGCTTCGCGCGAAGCCTATCGCCCGATCGTCGATCAGCTCAACGGCTTTGCCTTCTACAACAACCAGTATGAAGGCGGCGTCTGCGACGGACACATGATCGTCACCGGCGCGGTCCCGGAGCAGCAGTTCTCGACGCTGATCCCCTATATGATGAAGACCTATGGCAAGAAGGTCTACACGCTCGCAGCGGACTACAATTTCGGTCAGATTTCGGCCGAGTGGGTTCGCAAGATCGTCAAGGAAAACGGCGGCGAAATGGCCGGCGAAGAATTCATCCCGCTCGGCGTCTCGCAATTCTCGCAGAGCATCCAGAACATCCAGAAAGCCAAGCCTGACTTCGTGGTGACGCTGCTGGTCGGTACCGCCCAGGCCTCTTACTACGAGCAGGCAGCCTCCGCCAACGTCAACCTGCCGATGGCGTCGTCGGTCAATGTCGGCCAGGGCTACGAGCACAAGCGCTTCAAGGCGCCGAGCCTGAAGGACATGTACGTCACCACCAACTACATCGAGGAAATCGACTCGCCCAGCGCCAAGGCCTTCCTGGCGAAGTTCAAGGCCAAGTTCCCGAACGAGCCCTACGTGAACCAGGAAGCCGAGAACTCCTATCTCGCGGTCTATCTCTACAAGCAGATGGTGGAGCGGGCGAAGTCGACCAAGCGTGAAGAGATCCGCAAGGTGATCGCGCAGGGCGATGTCTGTATGGATGCGCCCGAAGGCAAGGTCTGCATCGACCCGAAGAGCCAGCACATGTCGCACACGATCTATCTGGCCAAGGTCGGCGCCGATCACTCGATCACGTTCCCGACTGTCTGGGAGGGCATCAAGCCCTATTGGCTGGGTGATGCCGGTTGCGACCTGACCAAGAAGGATCCGATGGCGCAGTACACGCCGTCGAATCCGCCGCCGAAGCCGTAA
- a CDS encoding transporter substrate-binding domain-containing protein, whose translation MARKTYRIGVLLSTTGSYSAVARSMLNGATLAFEEIAAAGGPLLEPVIVNPDGDLARYRALSQELLSSGVRHVVGCYTSSSRKEVIPCFEKFDSLLWYPSHYEGFESSDNVIYTGAAPNQHVLPLVDYLVARVGKTAFCIGSNYIWAWENTRIFREALIARGGAVTAERYLPIGDTDVDRLVEVIIEQRPDFVFNNLIGTSAYAFFRTLRRACRARGIDQAATIPVASCTLSEPELAEIGEDAVDGHLSSSVYFSSLGGAANSAFRRDYAAAFPQGPASSADAEASYNAVKLLAAALQQSGTDEARAVRAAVANQRLAAPQGEVRIDPQTYHAWLTPRIGRSTADGQFDVLLEAQHPVAPDPYLVQTSPRFATAMRSPLLRVVKS comes from the coding sequence ATGGCGCGGAAGACATATCGGATCGGCGTACTGCTCTCGACCACGGGCTCCTATAGCGCCGTGGCGCGCTCGATGCTCAATGGCGCTACGCTTGCGTTCGAGGAGATCGCTGCCGCCGGCGGGCCACTGCTGGAGCCGGTGATCGTCAATCCGGACGGCGATCTCGCGCGCTACCGCGCGCTCAGCCAGGAGTTGCTGTCGTCGGGCGTGCGCCATGTGGTCGGTTGCTACACCTCGTCGAGCCGCAAGGAAGTCATTCCGTGCTTCGAAAAATTCGACAGCCTGCTTTGGTATCCGTCGCACTATGAGGGCTTCGAGAGTTCGGATAACGTCATCTATACCGGCGCGGCGCCGAACCAGCATGTGCTGCCGCTGGTGGACTATCTCGTCGCACGCGTCGGCAAGACCGCGTTCTGCATCGGGTCGAATTATATCTGGGCCTGGGAAAACACCCGGATCTTCCGCGAGGCGCTGATCGCGCGGGGCGGCGCCGTGACCGCGGAGCGCTATCTGCCGATCGGCGATACCGATGTCGATCGCTTGGTCGAGGTGATCATCGAGCAACGGCCGGATTTCGTCTTCAACAATCTGATCGGCACCAGCGCCTATGCCTTCTTCCGCACGCTGCGCCGCGCCTGTCGTGCCCGCGGAATCGATCAGGCTGCCACGATCCCGGTGGCCTCCTGTACTTTGTCGGAACCTGAGCTTGCCGAGATCGGCGAGGACGCGGTCGATGGCCACCTGTCTTCCAGCGTGTACTTCTCCTCGCTGGGCGGCGCAGCGAATTCCGCATTCCGCCGCGACTATGCCGCAGCGTTCCCGCAAGGTCCGGCCTCGTCGGCGGATGCCGAGGCCTCCTACAACGCGGTCAAGCTGCTGGCAGCGGCGCTGCAGCAGTCGGGTACCGATGAGGCTCGCGCAGTCCGCGCCGCGGTGGCCAATCAACGGCTGGCTGCGCCGCAGGGAGAGGTCCGGATCGATCCGCAGACCTATCATGCATGGCTGACGCCGCGGATCGGTCGCTCGACCGCCGACGGACAGTTCGACGTGCTGCTCGAGGCGCAGCACCCGGTCGCTCCCGATCCCTATCTCGTCCAGACGTCGCCGCGGTTCGCAACGGCAATGAGATCTCCGCTATTGAGGGTGGTGAAGTCATGA
- a CDS encoding ABC transporter permease subunit, producing the protein MDITTLAFSVLFQFGDAFAFLVLSACGLAVIFGMMGVINLAHGEFIMCGAYVTASTVHAGLPLPLGIVAGALVSALVGMLVEFVVVRHLYDRPLDTIVATWGLSLIATQGTLIAIGSTMGGVGTPFGSFQVGAYSYSIYRIVLFASALGVLGGLYALFNWTSFGVKARATIQVPHMANALGVDTRWIYSLTFACGAGLAGLAGGLYAPTMTLVPTMGATFIMEAFVTVVIGGADVFLGTAPAAAVLAVVKSVMTSWQGQLFGQIGLLIAVIVVVRVLPKGISGFLLRERT; encoded by the coding sequence ATGGACATCACGACGCTGGCCTTTTCTGTACTGTTTCAATTTGGAGACGCCTTCGCGTTTCTGGTGCTGTCGGCCTGCGGGCTTGCGGTCATCTTCGGCATGATGGGCGTGATCAATCTCGCGCACGGCGAGTTCATCATGTGCGGTGCCTATGTCACGGCCTCCACGGTACATGCGGGGCTGCCGTTGCCGCTGGGGATCGTCGCCGGCGCGCTGGTTTCGGCGCTGGTCGGCATGCTGGTCGAATTCGTCGTGGTGCGCCATCTCTACGATCGTCCGCTCGACACCATCGTGGCGACCTGGGGCCTCAGTCTGATCGCGACGCAGGGCACGCTGATTGCGATCGGATCGACCATGGGCGGGGTGGGCACGCCGTTCGGCTCGTTTCAGGTTGGGGCCTACTCCTATTCGATCTACCGCATCGTGCTGTTCGCATCGGCGCTGGGCGTGCTGGGCGGGTTGTACGCTTTGTTCAATTGGACCTCGTTCGGCGTCAAGGCGCGTGCCACCATCCAGGTGCCGCACATGGCCAACGCGCTAGGCGTCGATACACGCTGGATTTACAGCCTGACCTTTGCCTGCGGCGCCGGCCTCGCGGGCCTCGCCGGCGGCCTCTACGCGCCGACCATGACGCTGGTGCCGACCATGGGGGCGACCTTCATCATGGAAGCCTTCGTCACCGTGGTCATCGGTGGCGCGGATGTATTCCTCGGCACGGCACCCGCGGCTGCAGTCCTCGCCGTAGTCAAGTCGGTGATGACTTCCTGGCAAGGGCAGTTGTTCGGCCAGATCGGCCTGCTGATTGCCGTCATCGTCGTCGTCCGCGTGCTGCCGAAGGGCATCTCCGGATTTCTGTTGCGCGAACGGACGTGA
- a CDS encoding MFS transporter, whose amino-acid sequence MSEPVKNTDGATVATSAFAPFRQSVFAVIWAATVMGNTGSFMRDVASSWLVTDLSAAPAAVSLIQAAGTLPIFLFAIPAGVLADILDRRKFLIAVQVLLASVSATLMVLSWNGLLTVSLLVGLTFIGGIGAALVGPTWQAIVPELVPKKDLKSAVALNSLGINVARSIGPAAGGMLLAAFGAAVTYSADVISYVFVIAALLWWPRPPATNDVLSEKFFGALRAGLRYTRSSRELHVVLFRAAIFFAFSGAIWALLPLVARNLLGGDAGFYGVLLGAVGAGAIGGALILPRLRARLDSDHLLLLAAIVTALVMATLSLAPPKWLAIPALLLLGAAWITALTTFSGVAQAVLPNWVRGRGLAVYLMVFNGAMAAGSLGWGAVAEALGVPGALLVSAAGLVVVALLLNRVKLPTGEADLAPSNYWPEPLTSEAVEHDRGPVLILVEYRIPRGSRPPFFECLKRLSEARRRDGAYGWGITEDAADPERIVEWFMVESWAEHLRQHHRVSNADADVQRETAQFHTGQQGPVVRHFLTLDVHNPGQTAEPLPNH is encoded by the coding sequence ATGAGTGAGCCCGTGAAGAACACCGACGGCGCGACGGTGGCCACCAGCGCCTTCGCGCCGTTTCGCCAGTCGGTGTTTGCGGTGATCTGGGCCGCGACCGTGATGGGCAACACCGGCAGCTTCATGCGCGATGTCGCCAGTTCATGGCTGGTCACGGATCTCTCGGCCGCGCCGGCCGCGGTGTCGCTGATCCAGGCCGCGGGCACGCTGCCGATCTTCCTGTTCGCGATTCCCGCTGGCGTGCTCGCCGATATCCTCGACCGCCGCAAATTCCTGATCGCCGTGCAAGTGCTGCTCGCCTCCGTTAGCGCGACCCTGATGGTTCTGTCCTGGAACGGCCTGCTGACGGTCAGTCTGCTCGTCGGCCTCACGTTCATCGGCGGCATCGGCGCGGCCCTGGTCGGCCCGACCTGGCAGGCGATCGTGCCCGAGCTGGTGCCGAAAAAGGATCTCAAGAGCGCGGTAGCGCTGAACTCGTTGGGCATCAACGTCGCCCGCTCGATCGGTCCGGCCGCAGGCGGCATGCTGCTCGCCGCGTTCGGTGCCGCGGTCACCTATAGCGCCGACGTCATCAGCTACGTCTTCGTCATTGCTGCGTTACTGTGGTGGCCGCGTCCGCCAGCCACTAATGACGTGCTGTCCGAAAAATTCTTCGGCGCTCTCCGTGCCGGCCTTCGCTATACGCGCTCGAGCCGTGAGCTGCACGTGGTGCTGTTCCGCGCCGCGATCTTCTTCGCGTTTTCCGGCGCCATCTGGGCGCTGCTGCCGCTTGTCGCCAGAAACCTGCTCGGGGGCGATGCCGGGTTCTACGGCGTGTTGCTGGGGGCTGTCGGCGCCGGCGCCATCGGGGGCGCGCTGATATTGCCGCGGCTGCGGGCGCGGCTCGACTCCGACCATCTCTTGCTGCTGGCGGCGATCGTCACCGCGCTGGTGATGGCGACGCTATCGCTCGCGCCACCAAAGTGGCTCGCAATTCCCGCGCTGCTGTTGCTTGGCGCCGCCTGGATCACCGCGCTGACGACGTTCAGTGGCGTCGCGCAGGCGGTGCTGCCCAACTGGGTGCGCGGCCGCGGGCTGGCGGTCTATCTAATGGTGTTCAACGGCGCGATGGCGGCGGGAAGCCTCGGCTGGGGCGCAGTGGCCGAAGCGCTCGGCGTACCCGGCGCACTGCTGGTCAGCGCCGCCGGACTGGTGGTGGTTGCGCTGCTTCTGAATCGCGTCAAGCTGCCGACTGGCGAGGCCGATCTGGCGCCATCCAACTACTGGCCGGAGCCGTTGACCTCGGAGGCGGTCGAGCATGACCGCGGTCCGGTGCTGATCCTGGTCGAATATCGGATCCCCCGCGGGAGCCGGCCTCCATTTTTCGAATGTCTGAAGCGGCTCTCCGAAGCGCGTCGCCGCGACGGCGCCTATGGCTGGGGCATCACCGAGGATGCCGCCGATCCCGAACGCATCGTCGAGTGGTTCATGGTGGAGTCCTGGGCGGAACATTTGCGCCAGCACCATCGGGTTTCCAATGCCGATGCCGACGTGCAGCGCGAGACCGCGCAGTTTCACACCGGTCAGCAAGGCCCCGTGGTCCGGCATTTTCTGACTCTGGACGTGCACAATCCCGGCCAAACGGCTGAACCGCTCCCCAACCATTGA
- a CDS encoding branched-chain amino acid ABC transporter permease, producing MSLFRRLEGPQTVGRGPAFWSLFGVVALAALAYPLISDGYTVGNTVYFFVWVFIALSLCLIWGYGGALSFGQTAFFGIAGYFYGILTINFGSAYGLTLVAMLLAIGVAALVAVLLGYFMFFGRIEGVFLGIVTLAVTLMLERFMAQTAGPEWRIGSARLNGFNGMSGMPPLTIPWFDGPIVLFADVGLYYFVLALVIVVYLGLRILVNSSFGNVIVAIRENPQRAEMLGYDIRKYQLINFVIGAALAGMSGVLYTAWGQYITPSSMGMTSAALPLIWVAVGGRSDLTSTLIGTLVVLAGFQALTIYGSQYALVVMGVLLLLTVLIAPNGLVLGAMNWVAGLISRSKREQN from the coding sequence ATGTCTCTGTTCCGACGCCTCGAGGGGCCGCAGACGGTGGGGCGCGGTCCGGCCTTCTGGTCGCTGTTCGGCGTGGTGGCGCTGGCAGCGCTGGCCTACCCGCTGATCAGCGACGGCTACACGGTGGGCAACACGGTGTACTTCTTCGTCTGGGTGTTCATCGCGCTCAGCCTCTGCCTGATCTGGGGTTATGGCGGAGCGCTGTCGTTCGGCCAGACCGCGTTCTTCGGCATCGCCGGCTACTTCTATGGCATCCTGACGATCAATTTCGGCTCGGCCTATGGCCTGACGCTGGTGGCGATGCTGCTGGCGATCGGCGTGGCCGCGCTGGTGGCGGTGCTGCTCGGCTACTTCATGTTCTTCGGCCGCATCGAGGGCGTGTTCCTCGGCATCGTCACCCTCGCGGTCACCCTGATGCTGGAGCGCTTCATGGCGCAGACTGCCGGGCCGGAATGGCGGATCGGTAGCGCGCGGCTGAACGGCTTCAACGGCATGAGCGGGATGCCGCCGCTCACCATTCCGTGGTTCGACGGGCCGATCGTGCTGTTCGCCGACGTGGGCCTCTACTACTTCGTACTGGCGCTCGTCATCGTGGTCTATCTCGGCCTGCGCATTCTGGTGAACTCGTCATTCGGCAACGTCATCGTCGCGATCCGCGAGAATCCGCAACGCGCCGAGATGCTGGGCTACGACATCCGGAAATACCAGCTCATCAACTTCGTGATCGGCGCGGCGCTGGCGGGCATGTCCGGCGTGCTCTACACCGCTTGGGGGCAGTACATCACGCCGTCCAGCATGGGCATGACCTCAGCGGCGCTGCCGTTGATCTGGGTCGCGGTCGGCGGTCGCAGCGACCTGACATCGACCCTGATCGGCACGCTGGTGGTGCTGGCCGGCTTTCAGGCACTCACAATCTACGGCAGCCAGTACGCGCTGGTGGTGATGGGCGTGCTGTTGCTGCTGACGGTGCTGATCGCGCCGAACGGCCTAGTGCTCGGTGCGATGAACTGGGTGGCGGGACTGATCTCGCGCAGCAAGCGGGAGCAGAACTGA
- a CDS encoding acetamidase/formamidase family protein produces the protein MDWQADSIMTRKGVAKGVAGASYTITEAEQGKYHYVYGPYVDPILTVDPGAVVSAETHDAFEGAIKSETDIPSKILNFPFLNPQNGPIYVNGAEKGDVLAVSIKSIVPRGPQPRGTTVVMPEFGGLVGTGQTALLNPALPERVKKLHIDLETGTKWNDKITLPYEPFIGTIGTSPEIEAISSLVPDYYGGNMDLPDVGVGAIIYLPVNIKGGLLYLGDCHAAQGDGELCGVAIEHPTVTTLQIDLIKGWNIHWPRLETKDFIMCIGSARPMEDAARIAYRELCRWMAADYGFEEIDAYMLLTQTGRVRLGNMVDPKYTLGASIKKSFLI, from the coding sequence ATGGACTGGCAAGCGGATTCGATCATGACGCGGAAGGGCGTCGCCAAGGGCGTGGCCGGCGCGAGCTACACAATCACCGAGGCCGAGCAGGGCAAGTATCACTATGTCTACGGGCCCTATGTCGACCCGATCCTGACTGTTGATCCCGGCGCGGTGGTGTCGGCCGAGACCCATGACGCCTTCGAGGGCGCCATCAAGTCAGAGACCGACATTCCGTCGAAGATCCTGAACTTTCCCTTCCTCAACCCGCAGAACGGTCCGATCTATGTCAACGGCGCCGAGAAGGGCGACGTGCTGGCGGTCTCGATCAAGAGCATCGTGCCGCGTGGGCCGCAGCCGCGCGGCACCACGGTGGTGATGCCGGAGTTCGGCGGCCTGGTCGGCACCGGGCAGACCGCGCTGCTCAATCCTGCGCTGCCGGAGCGGGTCAAGAAGCTCCACATCGATCTGGAGACCGGCACCAAATGGAACGACAAGATCACGCTTCCCTATGAACCCTTCATCGGCACCATCGGCACCTCGCCGGAAATCGAGGCGATTTCCTCGCTGGTGCCGGATTACTACGGCGGCAACATGGACCTGCCGGATGTCGGCGTCGGCGCCATCATCTATCTGCCGGTCAACATCAAGGGCGGGCTGCTGTATCTCGGCGATTGCCACGCCGCCCAGGGCGATGGCGAATTGTGCGGCGTCGCGATCGAGCATCCCACCGTCACCACCCTGCAGATCGACCTGATCAAGGGCTGGAACATTCACTGGCCGCGGCTGGAGACCAAGGACTTCATCATGTGCATCGGCTCGGCGCGGCCGATGGAGGATGCCGCGCGCATCGCCTATCGCGAGCTGTGCCGCTGGATGGCCGCCGATTACGGCTTCGAGGAGATCGATGCCTACATGCTGCTGACCCAGACCGGCCGGGTCCGGCTCGGCAACATGGTCGATCCGAAATACACGCTGGGCGCTTCGATCAAGAAGTCGTTTCTGATCTGA